TCAAGACCTCTTCGATGCGAAGCCGACGGTTAACATCGGGCTGGAGCATGCGATAAACCAGATCTTTGCATTCCACCGTCAGGTTTTTGGACTTGGGGAAATGCACTCTGTGTTCCTTTTGTAGCCGCAGCATTTTCCGAATGTTTGAGTCGTCGTAAGGCATGGAGCCACAGACCATGATGTACAGAATGATGCCAAGGCTCCACATGTCGTAAACCTTGGGCTCGTAGGGGATGCCTTGTAGCACTTCCGGGGCGGCATAAGCTGCAGAGCCACAGAAGGTTTTGCTGTGGACAATTTTGCCTTCTTCATCGCGAGTCAAGCGTTTGGAGAAGCCAAAGTCCGAAAGCTTGATGTGATAATCCTTATCCAGAAGCAGGTTTTCACATTTCAAGTCCCGGTGGACAATGTCGGCATCATGGCAGTACTTAATGGCAGCGCATAATTGACGGAACATCTTCCGTGCGATGTCTTCAGGCATCGCCCCTTTGGTCTTGATGAATTCCAGTAGATCCCCTTGGGCACCCAGCTCCATCACAATGTAAACCTTGCCATCTGACGTTTCAAAGATTTCATAGGTTTTGATGATGGATCGGTGATTCACTTTGGCTAAGATGTCTATTTCTCTTGGAAGAAACCTCTCCAGGAAATCTGGAGGAGCTTTTCTTCGGTCTATGATTTTTACCGCAACATCAAATCTCAATCGTTCAGAGAAGGCAGATTTCACCTTTGCGTAAGACCCTTCTCCTAAATTTGCCCCCATGGCATAGCCTCTTTTTTTAAGGACGGCGGCATCGTCCATGATGCTATAGGCAGCAGTAAAGATAAGTTCGGTCACATGGTTGACATATGCTTCCAGCCACTTAGTGTGTATTCCATGCTGGGTCATCAGGGGATTGCCTGGTTCTTGGAAGCTGGATGACATGGAACTCTGAGCATTGTTTAATGGGTGATGTCTCCATGTGATGTCACAAAGCGGAGGTAAGAGGAGTAGTTAGTGAATTAATGTGCCTTGTTCATCTCTTGTACAGCaacacctcagttaacaaagcagatgagttcctggacattacttctttaacagaaacttggtaccagaggtaggaataacatggaaagaacatggataggttcctacacccactcatagatagtGGGGCTAGCTTCAGTAAGGGCTTTCaggggtgcctacccagcacccacccactcccagtcctttcccctcccctcctcctctgaatcatactggatccttccctccccagccctgggagaaagccagagatctctttaatgcaaagcaaacatacGGGCCTGTCAGTTTCTCCCTAGCAAAACAAagccacaggcttgaaagtttatccatagcaaagcaaagacacaggctggtcagtttcaccttaaagcaaaggcataggctgttatccatagcaaagcaaagacacaggctggccagtttcaccttaaagcaaaggcataggctgttatccatagcaaagcaaagacacaggctggccagtttcaccttaaagcaaaggcataggctgttatccatagcaaagcaaagacacagactggccagtttcaccttaaagcaaaggcataggctgttatccatagcaaagcaaagacacaggctggccagtttcaccttaaagcacagGCATAGGCtgttatccatagcaaagcaaagacacaggctgcgccagtttcaccttaaagcacagGCATAGGCtgttatccatagcaaagcaaagacacaggctgcgccagtttcaccttaaagcacagGCATAGGCTTGAAAgattatccatagcaaagcaaagacacagacctgtcagtttcaccttaaagcagggGCACAGGCTTGAAACATCCACAGCATAGCAaaactggtcagtttcaccttcagaaaagccttccttaaaatttcctggaggattcattaactgagatattactgtatatGGTAACTAGTAGCTAGTAGGAATAATCAAGAGAAATTATCTTTTGAGATGAggcattacttttttttaaaatcaccaacCAATCTCTGCTCTTGCCTtacaggaagaaggaagaagggaaactCTTGCATGGAAGGGAAACTCTTGGGTTTTGCAGATTGGTTTATAGGTACAGCAGCGTTTGATGTTTTCTTCATGATACCGGCAAGCAACCCCTCAAAATTCCTCTACCGGTGCTCAGACATTGGATTCGTTTCTCAAGCATGTGTTTGAATTGCTGGTGAAAGTGAACAGTCCCAAGGGGAATCTATGGAATACATCCACGCTAAGTACAGAAAACTTCATTGGCGTTTGAATGATAATTTCCCTGTAGGTGGCCACCCACGTAGCCAATACAATGGTTCAACGTGAAACGCCCTGTTAATGGATGAGGTAAGTTGTCCTTGCTAAGTCAGCTTCTCAAAAGATTCCCATAATGCATTGGAGATGCAGAGGGCACATACAACGTCATTTTCGGAATTCTGTATCTCATTAAATTTGACACATAGAAGAGTGAAATCAAATTCCATGTTTTGAGGTAACCAAAATCAATGGACATATTAAGATGACTGTTATACAGTAGCATGGTGGtaaattcagacgtgcagggtcccttcatgttagtcacagccatgcccccccccacttttgctgctgggttgagaatgagatccttgttaataccttctcccacaacaacagatatccctaggagccaattggcatgaaaggggagagtgttagctgctgagaagagtcttcccaatgactgattcacctcctttcgctctgaGTGGCTAccgtcagcaggaaagaacaaggaagcatgttagaagactcttctcagtggctaacacactcccattccattgtctcataggatgctgaagacataaggaccctgctgggaccctgctccccaaaatgtaaagggtctgagacccccccaaaaccctggaccactacacccctgctgttCTATATATTAAAATTAACTAGCAGGCTCCTGAGATCTTTTCTGTTGTCACCTGTTGTcctagggatggggagcctcaggtCCAGGGACTAAACACAGTCTTCGGGCCTCTTTAATTAGCCCTTAGGACTCTTTCCAGGCTGCACCCCCTCCTGAGCCACACTCCTcagcagccctgctttgcacccccctTGAGTGTTTTCGCCTGGCTAGAATGTCTCCTCAAACTCTGATCACGCTTCTTGCCTGCCTTGCTGGAAGACAGAGAAGGACGTGTGCATGGAAAGGGGAACCTTCACATTGGGTGTTGTGTCCAGCTTTgcttctggtcccacccaccaaagacatatggcccccagaagatcgccctgaagggaatgtggccctctggctacaaaaaggttcaccacccctgtgcTTATCTGATCTTTCTAACTGGAGATATCAGGGGCTGACCTTGGCTCTTTAGTGCGCCCTTTTTACCCTTTATTGCAAGACAGCAATCCCGCCATCGTTTGTAATGACGCCTTCTGTAAACTCGGTTCGCAGTTCATGAGCGAGCCTGTCTGAAGCCTTGACGTCCGACTCGCCTCCTTCGTTTCTGTGGCGAAGCATTTGGATGAGCGCATGAGATAACATCAACCCGTGGCCTGATCTGGCCGAACAGTTGTGTGAATCCACCAGTCCAGAAATTCAGGTAGGCAATGAGAGTACCGTCTCCTTCcgcagaccgttggtccatctagctcatctacactgactggtggtggctctccagggattctctcccagccctacctggagattacagggattgaacctgggaccttctgcacgcaaagcagatgctctattggTGAGAGATGGCCCTTCCTCAAATAAATAATGTGCATGTGCGCAACCACTGGGAAGTTTGAGCAGCCTTGAGACTACGGGGCGGGGAACATGGGAGGCGGCCCTTAACCAAATCACACCATTGGGTCCATctggctctgtattgtctacactgactgccaacagctttccagggtttcaggcgggagtctctcagcccaacctggagatgtcagggattgaacctgggaccttctgcatgcaaagcagatgatctgccactgagctatgacccttcctctAGTTTGGAACCTTCCTGCTTGTCAAGAACATTGTCGGAGACCTATGGTTGCTCCTCGGCGTTGGAGGTGAGTTGGGTGGCCACCAGGGATAAGGTGGCTTCTCTCCAACTCTGGAACGTTGTCCCTGATGCCTACCCTGATAGGCTTCAGGCAGGGATCACCAACCGTTTTCAGCCCATGGGGACATTTGGGTTTTTGAGTGAGTGCCATGGGAATGGCCCACTTCTCATTCCACCCTGCTGACTCAGCCTCCTcccacagagaaacagagctctgGCCCCCACTCGTTTCACTTTCCTAAGTGATCTGggtaaaagttggatccagtagGATTAATCTGAgcattgaaaagcacatagagtagAAAGAGGAAGTGGGCAAGAATGTCACTtttccaatttcctccttcagCTGTATGTACTCCTCAAGGGATAAAAAGGAAGCCACTCTCACCTCAAGACCGAGCGTGCAGTGAGATGGGGGAGTGCTCAGAGGCTTCGTGACTGCCCTGGAGC
This Rhineura floridana isolate rRhiFlo1 chromosome 19, rRhiFlo1.hap2, whole genome shotgun sequence DNA region includes the following protein-coding sequences:
- the LOC133373279 gene encoding testis-specific serine/threonine-protein kinase 1-like codes for the protein MDDAAVLKKRGYAMGANLGEGSYAKVKSAFSERLRFDVAVKIIDRRKAPPDFLERFLPREIDILAKVNHRSIIKTYEIFETSDGKVYIVMELGAQGDLLEFIKTKGAMPEDIARKMFRQLCAAIKYCHDADIVHRDLKCENLLLDKDYHIKLSDFGFSKRLTRDEEGKIVHSKTFCGSAAYAAPEVLQGIPYEPKVYDMWSLGIILYIMVCGSMPYDDSNIRKMLRLQKEHRVHFPKSKNLTVECKDLVYRMLQPDVNRRLRIEEVLSHVWMQPLRARAVSTTSVAKNGECSRTVGEQKSDHKTEMEASNKSESKLVTPARLEAVEEVEEQFEKEQQDNMEEMLAQFQDTDI